Proteins encoded together in one Microbacterium sp. zg-Y625 window:
- a CDS encoding carbohydrate ABC transporter permease translates to MVAAAASAVAPDASRERSRRRARRRYVRSALLFLSPWIVGFLVFTAWPLIYSAYLSFTDYDVINDPEFVGTANYTRLFEDPKIALALGNTVIFTLLQVPLYVLVSLALALLLDRAGRSAGFFRTVFFLPKMTPPVAVGVLFLLLFNGQSGLINTVLGWFGIDGPAWTTDPAWVKPGLVLMSLWTVGASIIILLAALQSVPIELYESARIDGAGFWRQSLSVTLPMISPALFFIVVVNTIGGLQTFDEAYTAFFGSGNTTYSNDAALFYVIYLFQQAFEFLNMGYASAMAWVLFAVIMAITAVQLAVSRKLVYYEAEDPR, encoded by the coding sequence ATGGTGGCCGCGGCAGCCTCTGCCGTCGCACCCGACGCGTCGCGGGAACGTTCCCGCCGTCGCGCGCGGCGACGCTACGTGCGCTCGGCGTTGCTGTTCCTCAGCCCGTGGATCGTCGGTTTCCTCGTCTTCACCGCCTGGCCGCTGATCTACAGCGCGTACCTGTCCTTCACCGACTACGACGTGATCAACGACCCCGAGTTCGTCGGGACGGCGAACTACACGCGCCTGTTCGAAGACCCCAAGATCGCTCTGGCCCTGGGCAACACCGTGATCTTCACCCTGCTGCAAGTGCCGTTGTACGTCCTCGTCTCGCTGGCGCTCGCCCTGCTGCTTGACCGGGCGGGGCGTTCGGCGGGCTTTTTCCGGACGGTGTTCTTCCTCCCCAAGATGACGCCGCCGGTGGCCGTGGGGGTGCTCTTCCTGCTGCTGTTCAACGGCCAGAGCGGCCTGATCAACACGGTGCTGGGGTGGTTCGGGATCGACGGGCCGGCGTGGACGACGGACCCGGCCTGGGTCAAACCGGGCCTCGTGCTCATGAGCCTGTGGACGGTGGGCGCGTCGATCATCATCCTGCTGGCGGCGCTGCAGAGCGTGCCGATCGAGTTGTACGAGTCGGCTCGCATCGACGGCGCCGGATTCTGGCGCCAGTCCCTCAGCGTGACGCTGCCGATGATCAGTCCCGCGCTGTTCTTCATCGTCGTGGTCAACACCATCGGGGGGCTGCAGACATTCGACGAGGCCTATACGGCCTTCTTCGGGTCGGGCAACACCACCTACAGCAACGACGCCGCGCTCTTCTATGTCATCTACCTGTTCCAGCAGGCGTTCGAGTTCCTGAACATGGGGTACGCCTCCGCCATGGCGTGGGTGCTCTTCGCGGTCATCATGGCGATCACCGCGGTACAGCTCGCCGTCTCGCGAAAGCTCGTCTACTACGAGGCGGAGGATCCGCGATGA
- a CDS encoding ABC transporter ATP-binding protein: protein MDSDAVRVRNLRKTYGGAAVVDDVSFEIARGETFALLGPNGAGKSTTVEILEGYRRRTGGDVSVLGADPGTASLEWKARIGIVLQSAGQAGVYTVREQLRQFALYYPRPRDVDEVIAAVGLEQQAGTRIAKLSGGQQRRVDVALGIIGRPELLFLDEPTTGFDPQARREFWELIRRLQSEGTTILLTTHYLDEAAQLADRVAVITRGRLQAIGPVATFGGEEARTPRVVWREAGVVREERTATPWEFTAALAARLGGEPEGLEIRRPALEEIYLGMVDESEPEPEPDPEAAPDRGIVGAAVIDEEVGR from the coding sequence ATGGACAGTGATGCCGTACGGGTGCGGAACCTGCGCAAGACGTACGGCGGCGCCGCCGTGGTAGACGACGTGAGTTTCGAGATCGCCCGGGGCGAAACATTCGCGCTGCTCGGTCCGAACGGCGCCGGCAAATCCACCACGGTCGAGATCCTCGAGGGGTATCGGCGTCGGACCGGCGGTGACGTCTCGGTGCTGGGCGCCGATCCCGGCACGGCCAGCCTGGAGTGGAAGGCGCGGATCGGCATCGTGCTGCAGTCCGCCGGCCAGGCCGGTGTCTACACGGTGCGCGAGCAGCTGCGTCAGTTCGCCCTGTACTACCCGCGGCCGCGCGACGTCGACGAGGTGATCGCCGCGGTCGGCCTCGAGCAGCAGGCGGGCACGCGCATCGCGAAGCTGTCGGGCGGCCAGCAGCGCCGCGTCGACGTCGCGCTGGGGATCATCGGCCGCCCGGAGCTGCTGTTCCTCGACGAACCGACGACAGGCTTCGACCCGCAGGCGCGGCGGGAGTTCTGGGAGCTCATCCGGCGGCTGCAGTCCGAGGGGACCACGATCCTGCTCACCACCCATTACCTCGACGAGGCCGCCCAGCTCGCTGACCGGGTCGCGGTCATCACGCGCGGTCGGCTGCAGGCGATCGGCCCCGTGGCCACGTTCGGGGGCGAGGAGGCCCGCACTCCCCGGGTCGTATGGCGCGAGGCGGGCGTGGTCCGCGAGGAGCGCACCGCCACGCCCTGGGAGTTCACAGCGGCGCTCGCCGCACGGCTGGGGGGTGAGCCGGAAGGGCTGGAGATCCGCCGGCCCGCACTCGAGGAGATCTACCTCGGCATGGTCGACGAGTCGGAGCCCGAGCCGGAGCCCGATCCCGAGGCCGCGCCGGACCGAGGAATCGTGGGCGCGGCCGTGATCGACGAGGAGGTCGGCCGGTGA
- a CDS encoding MaoC/PaaZ C-terminal domain-containing protein: MSELTVGDVVAQRTVHLTRESLVRYAGASGDFNPIHYRDDVAARVGLPGVLAHGMLTMGLAVETIVPWLGDSGRILEYGVRFTRPVVVDAEAGADVEVVATVGALDEETLRIDLTVSSAATTVLGKAQVRVRR, translated from the coding sequence ATGAGCGAGCTCACCGTCGGAGACGTCGTCGCGCAGCGCACGGTGCACCTCACCCGTGAGTCGCTGGTGCGGTACGCCGGTGCATCCGGGGACTTCAATCCGATCCACTACCGCGACGACGTGGCCGCCCGTGTCGGACTGCCCGGTGTGCTGGCCCACGGCATGCTGACGATGGGCCTGGCCGTTGAGACCATCGTCCCGTGGCTCGGCGACTCCGGTCGCATCCTCGAGTACGGCGTGCGCTTCACGCGCCCCGTCGTCGTCGACGCCGAAGCGGGCGCCGACGTCGAGGTCGTCGCCACCGTGGGCGCGCTCGACGAGGAGACGCTTCGCATCGACCTCACCGTCTCCAGTGCGGCGACGACCGTGCTCGGCAAGGCCCAGGTGCGGGTGCGCCGCTGA
- a CDS encoding MaoC family dehydratase N-terminal domain-containing protein — translation MSVNPELVGRVLPPTPPYLVGREKVREFARAVFATDPQHTDPTAAQALGYADVVAPPTFAMVVQDIALQQLLSQPDSGIALERTIHAEQRFRYSRPIVAGDQITATLAVTTVRPFGKGAMVTSETEMTDAAGDHVVTAVSVLLVGGEDA, via the coding sequence GTGTCCGTGAATCCCGAGCTCGTCGGCCGAGTCCTCCCGCCGACCCCGCCGTACCTCGTGGGGCGCGAGAAGGTGCGCGAATTCGCCCGCGCCGTCTTCGCCACCGACCCGCAGCACACCGACCCGACCGCAGCTCAGGCGCTGGGATATGCCGACGTCGTGGCTCCGCCTACGTTCGCCATGGTGGTGCAGGACATCGCGCTGCAGCAGCTGCTCTCCCAGCCGGATTCGGGCATCGCGCTGGAGCGCACGATCCACGCCGAGCAGCGCTTCCGCTACTCGCGGCCGATCGTGGCCGGGGATCAGATCACGGCGACGCTGGCGGTGACGACGGTGCGCCCGTTCGGCAAGGGTGCGATGGTCACGAGCGAGACCGAGATGACGGATGCCGCCGGCGACCACGTCGTGACGGCCGTCTCGGTGCTGCTGGTGGGAGGGGAGGACGCATGA
- a CDS encoding sulfite exporter TauE/SafE family protein — translation MTDSAAPARRTPRFILTCLGVGLAAGLLSGLFGVGGGTVIVPLLVLLLHFDQRLAAGTSLAAIVPTATVGVISYAVNGSVAWVPALILAAAAVVGAQLGSWLLARVNQNALRWGFVAFLVAVIVSLFIVVPSRDAELVLNWGTGLGLVALGFITGILAGLLGVGGGVVVVPALMVLFGTSDLVAKGTSLLMMIPTALSGTIGNIRRGNVDLVAAALVGVAACTTTALGAWIATLLDPFTANILFTVFLAFIAVQMALRALRSRRS, via the coding sequence ATGACCGATTCCGCAGCGCCCGCTCGGCGCACCCCCCGCTTCATCCTCACCTGCCTCGGCGTCGGCCTCGCGGCCGGGCTGCTCTCGGGCCTCTTCGGCGTGGGCGGCGGCACGGTCATCGTGCCGCTGCTGGTGCTGCTGCTGCACTTCGACCAGCGGCTTGCGGCCGGCACGTCCCTGGCCGCGATCGTTCCGACGGCGACGGTGGGCGTCATCTCCTACGCGGTGAACGGCTCGGTCGCGTGGGTTCCCGCACTGATCCTCGCGGCGGCCGCGGTCGTGGGAGCCCAGCTGGGCTCCTGGCTGCTGGCGCGCGTGAACCAGAACGCCCTGCGCTGGGGTTTCGTCGCGTTCCTCGTCGCCGTCATCGTGTCGCTGTTCATCGTGGTGCCCTCGCGCGACGCCGAGCTGGTGCTGAATTGGGGCACCGGCCTGGGGCTCGTGGCGCTCGGCTTCATCACCGGCATCCTGGCCGGCCTTCTGGGCGTCGGCGGGGGAGTCGTGGTCGTGCCGGCGCTCATGGTGCTCTTCGGCACCAGCGACCTCGTCGCCAAGGGCACGTCGCTGCTGATGATGATCCCCACCGCGCTGTCGGGGACGATCGGCAACATCCGCCGTGGCAACGTCGACCTCGTCGCCGCAGCGCTCGTGGGCGTGGCCGCCTGCACGACGACGGCGCTCGGCGCCTGGATCGCGACCCTGCTGGACCCCTTCACCGCGAACATCCTGTTCACCGTCTTCCTCGCCTTCATCGCGGTTCAGATGGCGCTGCGGGCCCTTCGTTCGCGGCGGTCGTAG
- a CDS encoding pyridoxal phosphate-dependent aminotransferase has translation MTERAPLSRKLSAIAESATLKVDAKAKSLQAAGRPVISYAAGEPDFATPQFIVDAAAEALRDPANYRYTPAVGLPVLRDAIVAKTLRDSGLEVSPSQVIVTNGGKHAVYQAFQTVVNPGDEVLLPAPYWTTYPEAIALADGIPVEVFAGADQEYKVTVEQLEAARTDKTTVLVFVSPSNPTGSVYTAEETQAIGEWALEHGIWVITDEIYQNLVYEGARAVSIVEAVPELAGQTLLVNGVAKTYAMTGWRVGWMVGPADAIKLAGNLQSHLTSNVNNIAQRAALAALTGPQEEVEEMRQAFDRRRRLIVEELSKIEGVTVPNPLGAFYVYPDVTGLLGRTWGGVTPTTSLELADLILDQAEVAVVPGEAFGPSGYLRLSYALGDDQLLEGVRRLQDLFA, from the coding sequence GTGACTGAACGCGCTCCCCTCTCCCGCAAGCTCTCCGCCATCGCCGAGTCCGCGACCCTGAAGGTGGATGCCAAGGCGAAGTCGCTGCAGGCGGCCGGTCGCCCCGTCATCTCGTATGCGGCAGGCGAGCCCGACTTCGCCACCCCGCAGTTCATCGTCGACGCCGCCGCCGAGGCGCTGCGCGACCCGGCGAACTACCGCTACACCCCCGCCGTGGGGCTCCCCGTGCTGCGCGACGCGATCGTCGCCAAGACGCTGCGCGACTCGGGGCTCGAGGTCTCGCCCTCTCAGGTGATCGTGACCAACGGCGGCAAGCACGCCGTCTACCAGGCGTTCCAGACGGTCGTGAACCCGGGCGACGAGGTGCTGCTGCCGGCGCCGTACTGGACCACGTACCCCGAGGCGATCGCCCTGGCAGACGGCATCCCCGTCGAGGTGTTCGCCGGAGCCGACCAGGAGTACAAGGTCACCGTCGAGCAGCTCGAGGCGGCCCGCACCGACAAGACGACGGTGCTCGTCTTCGTCTCCCCGTCCAACCCGACCGGCTCGGTCTACACCGCCGAGGAGACGCAGGCGATCGGCGAATGGGCGCTCGAGCACGGCATCTGGGTGATCACCGACGAGATCTACCAGAACCTCGTCTACGAGGGCGCGCGCGCCGTGTCGATCGTCGAGGCCGTGCCGGAGCTCGCGGGTCAGACCCTCCTGGTCAACGGCGTCGCGAAGACCTATGCGATGACCGGCTGGCGCGTGGGCTGGATGGTCGGCCCCGCCGACGCCATCAAGCTCGCCGGAAACCTGCAGTCGCACCTCACCTCGAACGTCAACAACATCGCCCAGCGCGCAGCTCTCGCGGCCCTGACCGGTCCGCAGGAGGAGGTCGAGGAGATGCGCCAGGCGTTCGACCGCCGCCGCCGCCTCATCGTCGAAGAGCTGTCGAAGATCGAGGGTGTCACTGTGCCGAACCCGCTGGGCGCGTTCTACGTGTACCCGGACGTCACCGGTCTTCTCGGCCGCACGTGGGGCGGCGTCACGCCCACCACGTCGCTGGAGCTCGCCGACCTCATCCTCGACCAGGCCGAGGTGGCCGTGGTGCCGGGCGAGGCCTTCGGCCCCTCCGGATACCTTCGCCTGTCGTACGCACTCGGCGACGACCAGCTGCTCGAGGGCGTGCGGCGCCTGCAGGACCTCTTCGCCTGA
- a CDS encoding DUF7882 family protein — MGTLYYGGESTPVHIEDRALAHLKVVIATKLRRGESFTVSWRHPDDQPRGRSTVWIHPSIPLRFVFDDPEPAQLSRNWVEELASSANSSGGIMLISEHFDTETIDVVADGQQSSASLT; from the coding sequence TTGGGTACGCTTTATTACGGTGGCGAATCAACGCCCGTGCACATCGAGGATCGGGCGCTCGCCCACCTGAAGGTCGTCATCGCGACCAAGCTCCGCCGCGGCGAGAGCTTCACCGTCTCGTGGCGGCACCCCGACGACCAGCCCCGCGGGCGCAGCACCGTCTGGATCCACCCCTCGATTCCGCTTCGGTTCGTCTTCGATGACCCGGAGCCCGCGCAGCTGAGCCGCAACTGGGTCGAGGAGTTGGCCAGCAGCGCCAACTCGTCCGGTGGGATCATGCTGATCTCCGAGCACTTCGACACTGAGACGATCGACGTGGTCGCCGACGGCCAGCAGTCGTCCGCTTCGCTGACGTGA
- a CDS encoding ABC transporter permease, producing MITLGAHRAAYEVRGYFRSGDTLFFTFLFPVFMLALFSTIFDDQGGISGGPGMPPLSAAELYLPAMLAAGLLLSGFQNLAVDIAMERSDGTLKRLGGTPLSPVSYFAGKIGQVLTTGVLQATILIAVAAVVFGVPLPDTLEAWGTFAWVFLLGLVASALLGIAVSALPRSGRSATAVVVPIALVLQFVSGVYIFFWQLPDWLQYAASAFPLVWMARGMRAAFLPDEYAALEPGDGWELGWVAIALGIWLLVGLILSRATFRWIRRDA from the coding sequence ATGATCACGCTCGGCGCGCACCGTGCTGCCTACGAGGTGCGCGGCTACTTCCGCTCCGGCGACACCCTGTTCTTCACGTTCCTCTTTCCGGTGTTCATGCTGGCCCTGTTCAGCACGATCTTCGACGACCAGGGCGGCATCAGCGGGGGACCGGGGATGCCCCCGCTGTCGGCCGCAGAGCTGTACCTGCCCGCCATGCTCGCGGCGGGGCTGCTGCTGTCGGGATTTCAGAACCTCGCCGTGGACATCGCGATGGAACGCTCCGACGGCACCCTCAAGCGCCTCGGCGGCACCCCGCTGTCGCCGGTGAGCTATTTCGCGGGCAAGATCGGGCAGGTGCTCACGACCGGCGTGCTGCAGGCGACGATCCTGATCGCCGTCGCGGCGGTCGTGTTCGGGGTGCCGCTGCCGGACACCCTCGAAGCCTGGGGGACCTTCGCGTGGGTGTTCCTCTTGGGTCTCGTGGCATCCGCGCTGCTCGGAATCGCCGTGTCGGCGCTGCCGCGGTCGGGGCGCAGCGCCACGGCCGTCGTGGTGCCCATCGCCCTCGTGCTGCAGTTCGTTTCGGGCGTCTACATCTTCTTCTGGCAGCTGCCGGACTGGCTGCAGTACGCCGCGAGCGCCTTCCCGCTCGTGTGGATGGCGCGCGGCATGCGCGCGGCCTTCCTCCCCGACGAGTACGCCGCGCTCGAGCCCGGCGACGGGTGGGAGCTCGGCTGGGTGGCCATAGCGCTGGGGATCTGGCTGCTGGTGGGGCTCATCCTCAGCCGGGCGACCTTCCGGTGGATCCGCCGCGACGCGTGA
- a CDS encoding aldo/keto reductase produces the protein MTVPTLALNDGHSIPQLGFGVFKVDPAETERIVSDALEIGYRHIDTAAVYGNEEGVGRAIAASGIPRDELFVTTKLWNADQGTQSAYDAMDLSLQKLGLDFVDLYLIHWPRPDLDRYVESWRALEQLRERGLTRSIGVSNFHRSHIERVIAESDTVPAVDQIELHPAFAQRELRAFIEPLGIRTEAWGPLGQGKYDLFGEQAIVDAATAHGVTPAQVVLRWHLQQGIIVFPKSNSRERMAENFDVFGFELSASEMAAIDGLDRGQRVGADPDLARH, from the coding sequence ATGACTGTTCCCACTCTCGCTCTCAACGACGGCCACAGCATCCCGCAGCTGGGCTTCGGCGTCTTCAAGGTCGACCCCGCCGAGACCGAGCGCATCGTCAGTGACGCGCTCGAGATCGGGTACCGCCACATCGACACCGCCGCCGTCTACGGAAACGAAGAGGGCGTCGGTCGGGCGATCGCGGCATCCGGCATCCCGCGCGACGAGCTGTTCGTCACGACGAAGCTGTGGAACGCCGACCAGGGGACCCAGTCGGCCTACGACGCGATGGACCTCAGCCTGCAGAAGCTCGGGCTGGACTTCGTCGACCTGTACCTCATCCACTGGCCGCGCCCTGATCTCGACCGCTACGTGGAGTCCTGGCGTGCGCTCGAACAGCTGCGCGAGCGGGGACTGACCCGGTCCATCGGCGTCTCCAACTTCCACCGGTCGCACATCGAGCGCGTCATCGCGGAATCCGACACCGTTCCGGCTGTCGACCAGATCGAGCTGCACCCCGCCTTCGCGCAGCGTGAGCTGCGTGCCTTCATCGAGCCGCTCGGCATCCGCACCGAGGCATGGGGTCCGCTCGGGCAGGGCAAGTACGACCTCTTCGGCGAGCAGGCGATCGTGGATGCCGCGACCGCTCACGGCGTGACCCCCGCCCAGGTGGTTCTCCGCTGGCACCTGCAGCAGGGGATCATCGTGTTCCCGAAGTCCAACTCGCGCGAGCGCATGGCCGAGAACTTCGACGTGTTCGGCTTCGAGCTCTCGGCGTCCGAGATGGCGGCGATCGACGGCCTCGACCGCGGACAGCGGGTCGGCGCCGACCCCGATCTGGCGCGGCACTGA
- a CDS encoding UDP-N-acetylmuramate dehydrogenase, whose translation MPEITPAPSLAQLTTLRVGGTPQRLVEAQTRDELVDTMRRIWADGEPWLIVGGGSNLLVSDQPFDGTVVLVRSRGIERLGSPRDGFVRLRVQAGHDWDELVAYTVTEGLAGIEAMSGIPGTAGAAPIQNVGAYGQEIVQTLVEIELLDESTGEVETVPASQLGLGFRTSVLKDHYGTGPQRRGVIVSLTLELADVGHGEFPVRGAQLRQALRLEPDTTVTLDWVRQTVLATRRAKGMVLDDADPDTYSAGSFFQNAVVSASFARTLPPECPRWPMTPDASAITVIPLSQFDGNVPAPVAQESEVKVSAAWLIEHAGLRKGFRLPRSRAGLSTKHALALTNRGSATAAEIAELARFIQQRVQSDFGLILQPEPVLVGVEL comes from the coding sequence ATGCCGGAGATCACTCCCGCTCCTTCGCTGGCGCAGCTGACGACGCTGCGCGTCGGCGGCACCCCGCAGCGTCTCGTCGAGGCGCAGACGCGCGACGAGCTCGTCGACACGATGCGACGGATCTGGGCTGACGGCGAGCCGTGGCTCATCGTCGGCGGCGGCTCCAACCTGCTGGTGTCCGACCAGCCGTTCGACGGCACCGTCGTGCTGGTCCGAAGCCGCGGCATCGAGCGTCTGGGGTCACCCCGCGACGGGTTCGTGCGTCTGCGGGTGCAGGCCGGTCACGACTGGGACGAGCTGGTGGCGTACACCGTCACCGAGGGACTGGCCGGGATCGAGGCGATGTCCGGCATTCCCGGCACCGCGGGAGCGGCGCCCATCCAGAACGTCGGTGCCTACGGCCAGGAGATCGTGCAGACCCTCGTCGAGATCGAGCTGCTGGACGAGTCGACCGGCGAGGTCGAGACCGTTCCCGCCTCCCAGCTCGGCCTGGGCTTTCGTACGTCGGTGCTCAAGGACCACTACGGCACGGGACCCCAGCGGCGCGGGGTCATCGTCTCCCTGACGCTGGAGCTCGCCGACGTCGGGCACGGTGAGTTCCCGGTGCGCGGTGCTCAGCTGCGTCAGGCGCTGCGACTCGAGCCGGATACCACGGTGACGCTGGACTGGGTGCGTCAGACGGTGCTCGCCACGCGCCGGGCGAAGGGGATGGTGCTCGACGACGCCGACCCCGACACCTACAGCGCCGGCTCGTTCTTCCAGAACGCGGTCGTCTCGGCGAGCTTCGCCCGAACGCTCCCGCCGGAGTGCCCGCGATGGCCGATGACCCCCGACGCGTCGGCCATCACCGTCATCCCGCTCTCGCAATTCGACGGCAACGTGCCGGCGCCGGTGGCGCAGGAGTCGGAGGTCAAGGTGAGCGCGGCGTGGCTCATCGAGCATGCGGGGCTGCGCAAGGGCTTCCGGTTGCCGCGATCGCGCGCCGGGCTGTCGACGAAGCACGCCCTGGCGCTCACCAACCGCGGCTCGGCCACGGCCGCCGAGATCGCCGAGCTCGCCCGCTTCATCCAGCAGCGGGTGCAGTCCGATTTCGGTCTCATCCTGCAGCCCGAGCCGGTACTGGTGGGCGTCGAGCTCTAG
- a CDS encoding DUF2510 domain-containing protein, which produces MTTTPPGWYDDGSGTQRWWDGSAWTEHVQPAPQGTPVATEAAPEAPATPSAAQALADLDPAAAAAAGIAPAGTTPSTPGYPATGATDAPVGGYPGGFPVPPAAGATGAPAEYPGYAPPADPPARSRLWIVFVVVGVVVIGLIVLAAVFIPRVIGALTAGGASSGGDAERVAVEVVEAYDEAWSEADCELYFRTTTESFREALDLTDCAAFEAEAERFGAATDEYEIQVDSVEQADGVITVHTTESFLTLTDETGEPLADPEPVASPYEYTLVRADGGWAIDDVY; this is translated from the coding sequence ATGACCACGACGCCTCCCGGCTGGTACGACGACGGCAGCGGCACACAGCGGTGGTGGGACGGGTCCGCCTGGACGGAGCACGTGCAGCCCGCGCCGCAGGGGACGCCTGTGGCGACCGAGGCGGCTCCTGAGGCACCGGCCACGCCCTCTGCCGCTCAGGCGCTGGCCGACCTCGACCCCGCCGCTGCGGCGGCCGCAGGCATCGCGCCCGCCGGCACGACGCCCTCGACCCCCGGGTACCCTGCCACCGGCGCCACGGACGCGCCGGTGGGCGGCTACCCGGGCGGCTTCCCGGTGCCGCCGGCTGCCGGCGCGACCGGTGCCCCCGCCGAGTACCCGGGGTACGCGCCGCCGGCCGACCCGCCTGCCAGGTCGCGGCTGTGGATCGTCTTCGTCGTGGTGGGCGTGGTCGTCATCGGCCTCATCGTGCTCGCCGCGGTCTTCATCCCGCGGGTGATCGGTGCGCTCACCGCCGGCGGCGCGAGCAGCGGCGGCGACGCGGAGCGCGTGGCGGTCGAGGTCGTGGAGGCGTACGACGAAGCGTGGAGCGAGGCGGACTGCGAGCTGTACTTCCGCACCACGACCGAATCCTTCCGCGAGGCGCTCGACCTCACCGACTGCGCCGCCTTCGAGGCCGAGGCCGAGCGATTCGGCGCGGCCACCGACGAATACGAGATCCAGGTCGACTCCGTCGAACAGGCGGACGGGGTCATCACCGTGCATACGACGGAGAGCTTCCTCACCCTGACCGATGAGACCGGCGAGCCCCTGGCCGATCCGGAGCCTGTGGCATCCCCCTACGAGTACACCCTCGTGCGGGCGGACGGCGGCTGGGCGATCGACGACGTGTATTGA
- a CDS encoding ABC transporter substrate-binding protein, giving the protein MHGRVERRVVALTLSALALTTAGCAVGTGGTDDSDAQYDPTADLSGELSVMGFSGVDEVATARMELAEEAMPEVSVTLAEGDLDLQQLLSAVATGEPPDLVYANRDQIGSLAARGAVIPLAGCIEGEGIPTEDFVEPALAQVTLGGEVYGIPEFNAVQLTMANADLLGAAGLTIDDVNGSDWEAMSAASEAMTVGDGGSLSVIGVDSKLPEFLPLWAKANGVELISEDGRTANLDDPGVVEALEWAVSIYDDQGGFSAVKAYRDSADFFGEGNQFAAGLLGAMPMEQWYVNVLNDVSPDAPLAFDTVRDRSGAPVAYASGSAWAIPSGSDNAEAACRFARVMTSLDAWQAAAEARLAAREADGKPFTGILTGNTEADAMIQGMTTSGGEPWDTAVAAMYEANDNTFSLPANPADAEFKAAMFDAVNAVLNGQSDPETALAQAQQAAQEALDAGWADIESGE; this is encoded by the coding sequence ATGCACGGACGTGTGGAACGACGGGTCGTGGCTCTGACGCTCTCGGCCCTTGCACTGACGACGGCGGGGTGCGCCGTCGGCACCGGAGGAACCGACGACAGCGATGCCCAGTACGACCCGACGGCGGATCTCAGCGGTGAGCTGTCGGTCATGGGGTTCTCCGGCGTGGACGAGGTGGCGACCGCCCGCATGGAGCTGGCCGAAGAGGCCATGCCCGAGGTGTCGGTGACCCTCGCCGAGGGAGACCTGGACCTGCAGCAGCTGCTGTCGGCCGTCGCCACCGGCGAACCGCCGGATCTGGTGTACGCCAACCGCGACCAGATCGGCTCGCTCGCCGCACGCGGCGCGGTGATCCCCCTCGCCGGGTGCATCGAGGGCGAGGGCATTCCCACCGAGGACTTCGTGGAGCCCGCGCTGGCGCAGGTCACTCTGGGCGGCGAGGTCTACGGCATCCCGGAGTTCAACGCCGTGCAGCTGACGATGGCGAACGCCGACCTGCTCGGGGCGGCCGGGCTGACGATCGATGACGTCAACGGCTCGGACTGGGAGGCGATGTCCGCCGCCAGCGAGGCGATGACCGTGGGCGACGGCGGGTCGCTCTCGGTGATCGGGGTCGACAGCAAACTTCCCGAGTTCCTGCCGCTGTGGGCGAAGGCGAACGGCGTCGAGCTCATCTCGGAGGACGGGCGCACCGCGAATCTCGATGACCCCGGCGTCGTCGAGGCGCTCGAGTGGGCCGTGTCGATCTACGACGACCAGGGCGGCTTCAGTGCCGTGAAGGCCTACCGGGACTCCGCCGACTTCTTCGGCGAGGGAAACCAGTTCGCCGCCGGCCTGCTGGGAGCCATGCCGATGGAGCAGTGGTACGTGAATGTCCTGAACGACGTCTCTCCTGACGCACCGTTGGCCTTCGACACGGTGCGGGACCGGAGCGGCGCGCCGGTCGCATACGCCTCGGGATCGGCGTGGGCGATCCCGTCGGGCAGCGACAACGCCGAGGCCGCGTGCCGTTTCGCGCGTGTCATGACGTCGCTCGACGCGTGGCAGGCGGCGGCGGAGGCGCGGCTTGCGGCACGCGAGGCGGACGGCAAGCCGTTCACCGGCATCCTCACCGGCAACACCGAAGCCGACGCGATGATCCAGGGCATGACCACGTCGGGCGGTGAGCCATGGGACACCGCGGTCGCCGCCATGTACGAGGCCAACGACAACACGTTCTCGCTCCCTGCGAACCCGGCGGACGCCGAATTCAAGGCGGCGATGTTCGACGCGGTGAACGCGGTGCTCAACGGCCAATCCGACCCGGAGACCGCGTTGGCGCAGGCGCAGCAGGCTGCACAGGAGGCGCTGGACGCCGGATGGGCCGACATCGAGTCAGGCGAGTGA